A single Tenacibaculum sp. 190524A02b DNA region contains:
- a CDS encoding sodium:solute symporter encodes MQPLHILLLILSYFGVLIFISYITGKSANNSTFFKADNASPWYLVAFGMIGASLSGVTFISVPGWVETQQMSYMQMVFGYIVGYAFIGLVLLPLYYKLNLTSIYTYLEDRFGRYSYKTGASFFLLSRTIGAAFRLFLVANVLQLILFNAYGIPFWITVTITILLIWLYTFKGGIKTIVWTDTLQTLFMLIAVGVCIIMIKDAMQIDSLFSYVSENKLSKIFFFEDAKSGSYFWNRFFSGAFIAIVMTGLDQDMMQKNLTCRTLKDAQKNMFWFTIVLVIVNFFFLALGLLLTDYAAANGIDAHKDQLFPKIAMSGNLGLATSLFFLLGLIAAAYSSADSALTSLTTSFSIDILEIDKKENEEEKETTRKKIHVLFSLLLIATILIFKYYIADASVIAKIFQFAGYTYGPLLGMYAFGLFTKWNVKDYLVPVVCLFSPFIAFGINYLTNTFLSFDFEFFVLVLNGFITFLGLLIIKKSTNG; translated from the coding sequence ATGCAACCCTTACATATACTATTACTTATTCTCTCTTATTTTGGTGTACTTATTTTTATTTCTTACATCACTGGAAAATCTGCTAATAACTCTACTTTTTTTAAAGCGGATAATGCTTCTCCATGGTATTTAGTTGCTTTTGGTATGATTGGAGCTTCTTTATCTGGCGTAACATTTATTTCTGTTCCAGGATGGGTGGAAACACAACAAATGAGTTATATGCAGATGGTCTTTGGCTATATTGTAGGATACGCTTTTATTGGTTTAGTTTTACTCCCTCTATATTATAAATTAAACCTAACCTCTATTTATACTTATTTAGAGGATCGTTTTGGAAGGTATTCCTATAAAACAGGGGCTTCATTTTTCTTACTTTCCAGAACTATTGGTGCAGCTTTTAGACTATTTTTAGTAGCCAATGTTTTACAACTTATTTTATTTAATGCCTATGGAATTCCTTTTTGGATTACTGTAACCATTACTATTTTACTTATTTGGTTGTATACATTTAAAGGAGGTATTAAAACCATTGTTTGGACAGATACATTACAAACACTATTTATGTTAATAGCAGTAGGTGTTTGTATTATTATGATAAAAGATGCCATGCAAATTGACAGTTTATTTTCATACGTTTCAGAAAATAAACTATCTAAGATTTTCTTCTTTGAAGATGCTAAATCTGGAAGTTATTTTTGGAATCGATTTTTCTCAGGAGCTTTTATAGCCATTGTCATGACAGGACTAGATCAAGACATGATGCAGAAAAACTTAACCTGTAGAACCTTAAAAGATGCGCAAAAAAATATGTTTTGGTTTACCATTGTTTTAGTTATAGTAAACTTCTTCTTTTTAGCTTTAGGACTTTTACTAACTGATTACGCTGCTGCCAATGGTATTGATGCCCATAAGGATCAACTATTTCCTAAAATAGCCATGAGCGGAAACTTAGGCTTAGCTACATCTTTATTCTTTTTATTAGGATTAATTGCTGCCGCTTATTCAAGTGCAGATAGCGCACTTACCTCTTTAACTACTTCATTTAGTATTGACATTTTAGAAATTGACAAAAAAGAAAATGAAGAAGAAAAAGAAACAACACGAAAAAAAATCCATGTTCTTTTTTCATTATTATTAATAGCTACTATATTAATTTTTAAATATTACATAGCAGATGCAAGCGTAATTGCTAAGATATTTCAGTTTGCAGGTTATACCTACGGACCACTTTTAGGAATGTATGCTTTTGGTTTATTTACAAAATGGAACGTAAAAGACTACTTAGTTCCTGTTGTATGCTTATTTTCTCCTTTTATTGCTTTTGGAATTAACTATTTAACCAATACTTTTTTGAGTTTTGATTTTGAGTTTTTTGTTTTAGTTCTTAATGGATTTATTACCTTTTTAGGACTTCTAATTATAAAAAAATCTACCAATGGCTAA
- a CDS encoding M43 family zinc metalloprotease codes for MKTIRYYISVLCILVFSCLTITAQEQHCSFDQTQKEYYDIYPESLDKLRKFERKSKERQKALLKNGYNQKATKYIIPVVFHVYGKEWPITGGQNVDVTEEQVTKALKAINENFKGFNDAVDPSFANLEGGMDIEFKLAQIDPDGNTTNGIIFHETKEGFGLNGTNDAEIAKYAWDNYKYMNVHIQLIIKSGSKVQSGIAWFPDKRMSDEGLARVVHNGRYILYSPPASSLTHEFGHWLGLHHTFNGGCVQGDDKGDLVGDTPPTTAGLASEAGGRSCKTGVRNCFNQLINHQNHMDYNPCESMFTKGQVARMTSFLDHEARKPIWQDNNLTATGTKTDLGPRVLFNYQDWQDSDIDKSLTFLEDFANNGRIQNKKRIKAVGGARFATTGNLQLGTHFTATGVPSGLTPVINVTDTNNAIVSFTGNASNHIESNSTTVRITFLNPAISGGTSSLYSNSGTFKINFLDPYKVHYEVYSPFMHMGYSASNIVGEIHSKFNSLVIGGQLRTKLRVYDGNILTLDNFSQGFEVLCNSNSNNIKYNGENSSISSSSSGTWVKKATIVTASPPVLSSANYTTWRNRTGYIGIRMLTPTNTYVYGWLRAMVSSNGEEGSVTNLALNPDPGKSITSRFERPHLIYSYDRFLEKTTNDNTIENEITVNLNSTTFTKTGALERGKHFTIENVPAGLLLKVTAVNATQARLKMEGVMDGVSNRSDWLAVRDINFKFLNGAFSSGGENVEMKEFSFSIEKVGKSFTGTNITRPTFNIGATQPTGQFTLLSAYSNVSFSSDSYQLQEYPKSNSSNKYPGVKLITWRKDAVANSNYELTPISKGTIIGPNSSWKNGREYHQGRGQHMIDSDSYRAWRGRTAYYGLRIRRSGRMHYGWAKMRVSSNGTQVTVEEYGLNGTPNASIRAGELTSDDVREYCNAGSTFGPDHISRITFSNIDNSSSRGTNGYDNQTDFVVKLTRGKSYTLKVNTTGNSTNELYAWFDWNQDKDFNDSGERVQVTLNNNGDGEININVPTNARLGGSGLRLRVSRSNNNNPCGTSGTGEVEDYGIFISNEDIPSCDDGIKNGDEEKIDCGGSCKPCQVYTEICDAQTNQSSLQITNVKFGTINNTSTHSPYNNFTSQKTNLQKGQATTLTVTLNNNWDPNQVIVWIDWYNDNDFLNTEDVVLQKSGKGPYTASVIPPANAVVNTNLRMRVRAGYTNPPKPCGTDTYIGEVEDYTITVGGAAPDDTQAPSAPTNLVVTNIAQTSLTLNWSASTDNIGVTGYDVYQGSTRIATTNTTSYNVNGLTANTSYTFFIRAKDAAGNTSTPSSTVNATTTSSSDNQAPSAPSNLRTSNITETSLTLNWNASTDNVGVTGYEVYQGSSRLTTINATTYNVTGLSANTSYTFSVRAKDAAGNTSAASNTVNATTNGGDTTPTYCTASTTQSTLYISKVEFGSINNSTSHSPYSNHTNISTNLPNGQATTLTVTLNNNHWTFNAVGVWIDWNNNGDFTDTGEKVYSRFAAGPYSVSITPPNGAVTNKQLRMRVRAGYGTETKITPCGNDTYLGEVEDYTVTVQGSTDTQAPSTPSGLTASNISQTSLNLNWNASTDNVGVTSYRVFRNNSEIGTTSSPSFNVTGLTANTSYSFVVSALDQAGNQSALSNTINVTTTGNTNPNDGTVVYVNMNDVTVSSSSTWSPFQLETGDQRYFGPWYSGGAIRLVNYEKNVISEGNSNNVSFITDGITVGASSNFRSETGSFIISSSTYTNWRDKSGYIGFSFKIGGNTHYGWLYATVSNNGNSITFKDYAYNSKAGESLVTKRPSSTSAKTLNTEKVSLNTIQLFPNPFKENITIDVSSIGNTEFSISVYDVLGKELLHKKYTKNPNTILIGEEIEISGSYFIKVKTTEKSEIFNIIKLK; via the coding sequence ATGAAAACAATAAGATATTATATATCAGTATTGTGTATACTGGTATTTAGTTGTTTGACTATTACTGCACAAGAACAACATTGTTCTTTTGACCAAACTCAAAAAGAGTATTATGACATCTATCCAGAATCACTGGATAAACTACGGAAATTTGAACGGAAGTCTAAAGAAAGACAAAAAGCATTACTTAAAAACGGTTATAACCAAAAAGCCACTAAGTATATCATTCCCGTTGTATTTCACGTATATGGAAAAGAATGGCCAATTACAGGTGGACAAAATGTAGATGTAACTGAAGAGCAGGTAACCAAAGCACTAAAAGCCATTAATGAAAATTTCAAGGGCTTTAATGACGCAGTTGATCCTTCTTTCGCCAATTTAGAAGGTGGAATGGACATTGAATTCAAGCTTGCACAAATTGACCCAGACGGTAACACTACTAATGGAATTATTTTTCATGAAACTAAAGAAGGTTTTGGATTAAACGGAACTAATGATGCTGAAATTGCTAAATATGCATGGGACAACTATAAATATATGAATGTACACATACAATTGATTATAAAATCAGGAAGTAAAGTACAATCTGGTATTGCTTGGTTTCCTGACAAAAGAATGTCAGACGAAGGACTTGCCAGAGTTGTTCATAATGGTAGATATATACTGTACAGCCCTCCAGCCTCTTCGTTAACACATGAGTTTGGACATTGGCTTGGTTTACATCATACATTTAACGGTGGATGTGTTCAAGGTGACGACAAAGGTGATTTAGTAGGCGATACACCACCAACAACAGCAGGTTTAGCTTCTGAAGCTGGAGGAAGGTCATGTAAAACTGGAGTTCGAAATTGCTTCAATCAATTAATAAACCATCAAAACCATATGGACTATAACCCTTGCGAATCAATGTTTACCAAAGGGCAAGTAGCTCGTATGACCTCTTTCTTAGATCACGAAGCTAGAAAACCTATTTGGCAAGACAACAACCTAACAGCTACTGGAACCAAAACTGATTTAGGACCTAGAGTTTTATTTAATTATCAAGACTGGCAAGATAGTGACATAGACAAATCTTTAACATTCTTAGAAGACTTTGCTAATAACGGGAGAATTCAAAACAAAAAAAGAATTAAAGCAGTGGGTGGAGCAAGATTTGCTACTACAGGAAACTTACAACTTGGTACACATTTTACTGCTACAGGAGTTCCTTCTGGACTTACACCTGTTATTAATGTAACTGATACTAATAATGCTATTGTTTCATTTACTGGAAACGCTTCAAACCATATAGAAAGTAACTCTACAACTGTAAGAATTACATTTTTAAATCCTGCAATCTCAGGTGGAACTTCTTCATTATATTCCAACTCAGGAACATTTAAAATAAACTTTCTTGATCCATACAAAGTTCATTATGAAGTCTATTCTCCTTTTATGCATATGGGATATTCAGCTTCAAATATTGTAGGAGAAATCCACTCTAAATTCAACTCTTTAGTAATTGGTGGGCAACTTAGAACTAAGTTAAGGGTATACGATGGAAATATTTTAACGTTAGATAACTTCTCTCAAGGCTTTGAAGTTTTATGTAACTCAAACTCGAACAATATAAAATACAATGGAGAAAATAGTAGTATATCTTCTAGTTCAAGTGGAACTTGGGTAAAAAAGGCTACAATAGTTACAGCATCACCACCTGTTTTATCTAGTGCTAACTATACTACATGGAGAAATAGAACTGGTTATATTGGTATTAGAATGTTAACTCCTACAAACACCTATGTATACGGATGGCTAAGAGCTATGGTCTCTTCAAACGGAGAAGAAGGAAGTGTTACCAATCTTGCCTTAAATCCAGATCCAGGTAAATCAATTACTTCTAGATTTGAAAGACCACATCTTATTTATTCTTATGATCGATTTTTAGAAAAAACAACTAATGACAATACTATTGAAAATGAAATTACTGTTAATCTAAACAGCACTACATTTACTAAAACTGGAGCTTTAGAACGTGGAAAACACTTTACGATTGAAAATGTTCCTGCTGGATTATTGTTAAAAGTAACTGCCGTTAACGCTACACAAGCAAGACTAAAAATGGAAGGCGTTATGGATGGTGTCTCAAATAGAAGTGATTGGCTTGCCGTAAGAGATATTAATTTTAAATTTTTAAACGGTGCTTTTTCTTCAGGAGGAGAAAATGTTGAAATGAAAGAATTTAGTTTCAGTATTGAAAAAGTTGGAAAATCCTTTACAGGAACTAATATTACTAGGCCTACATTTAATATTGGTGCCACACAACCTACCGGTCAGTTTACTTTATTAAGCGCTTATAGTAACGTTTCTTTTTCTTCTGATTCTTATCAACTACAAGAGTACCCAAAATCTAATTCATCAAATAAGTATCCTGGCGTTAAACTAATTACTTGGCGAAAAGATGCTGTTGCTAATAGTAATTATGAATTAACCCCTATTTCCAAAGGAACTATTATTGGTCCTAATAGCTCATGGAAAAATGGTAGAGAATACCACCAAGGCAGAGGACAGCATATGATTGATTCTGATTCTTATAGAGCCTGGAGAGGTAGAACCGCCTATTATGGACTTCGAATTAGAAGATCTGGTAGAATGCACTATGGATGGGCTAAGATGAGAGTAAGTAGTAATGGAACACAGGTTACAGTTGAAGAATATGGACTTAACGGGACTCCTAATGCTAGTATCAGAGCTGGTGAGTTAACTTCAGATGACGTTAGAGAATACTGTAATGCTGGTAGTACTTTTGGCCCTGACCATATTAGTAGGATTACTTTTTCTAACATTGACAACTCCTCCTCTAGAGGTACCAATGGATATGACAATCAAACAGATTTTGTTGTAAAATTAACTAGAGGAAAAAGCTATACCTTAAAAGTAAATACAACTGGTAACAGTACTAATGAACTATATGCTTGGTTCGACTGGAATCAAGATAAAGATTTTAATGATTCTGGAGAAAGAGTTCAGGTTACTTTAAACAATAATGGAGATGGAGAAATTAACATAAATGTTCCAACCAATGCCAGATTAGGTGGTTCTGGACTTCGCCTGAGAGTTTCTAGAAGCAACAACAATAACCCATGTGGAACTTCAGGTACTGGCGAAGTAGAAGATTATGGTATCTTTATTTCCAATGAAGATATTCCATCTTGTGATGATGGTATTAAAAATGGCGATGAAGAAAAAATTGACTGTGGTGGTTCATGTAAACCTTGTCAGGTATACACTGAAATATGTGATGCACAAACCAACCAAAGTAGCCTACAAATAACTAATGTTAAATTTGGAACTATCAACAATACAAGCACTCATAGTCCTTATAATAATTTTACTTCGCAAAAAACAAACCTACAAAAAGGACAAGCAACTACATTAACGGTTACGCTTAATAACAATTGGGATCCAAACCAGGTTATTGTTTGGATTGACTGGTATAATGATAATGATTTTTTAAACACTGAAGATGTTGTTTTGCAAAAATCTGGTAAAGGTCCATACACAGCAAGTGTAATTCCACCTGCCAATGCTGTAGTAAATACTAATTTAAGAATGAGAGTCAGAGCAGGCTACACAAACCCTCCTAAACCATGTGGCACAGACACCTACATAGGAGAGGTAGAGGATTACACTATTACTGTAGGAGGCGCGGCACCTGATGACACCCAAGCTCCTTCCGCTCCCACTAATTTAGTTGTCACTAACATAGCACAAACATCACTTACATTAAATTGGAGTGCTTCAACTGACAACATAGGGGTTACTGGATATGATGTATATCAAGGCAGTACAAGAATTGCTACCACAAATACAACATCATACAATGTAAATGGATTAACTGCAAATACATCTTATACCTTCTTCATAAGAGCTAAAGATGCAGCTGGAAATACCTCAACCCCAAGTAGCACTGTGAATGCAACTACTACTTCCTCTTCAGACAATCAAGCTCCTAGTGCTCCTTCTAATTTAAGAACTTCAAATATTACTGAAACTTCTTTAACATTAAACTGGAATGCTTCTACAGACAATGTGGGCGTAACTGGATATGAAGTCTACCAAGGAAGCAGTAGATTAACAACCATCAATGCTACCACATATAATGTAACCGGACTTTCCGCAAACACTAGTTATACATTCTCTGTAAGAGCTAAGGACGCAGCAGGAAATACATCTGCTGCTAGTAATACTGTAAATGCCACTACAAATGGCGGAGATACTACTCCTACTTATTGTACTGCATCTACAACTCAGAGTACTTTATACATTAGTAAAGTTGAATTTGGTAGTATTAATAATAGCACTTCACATTCTCCATATTCAAATCACACAAATATTTCCACTAACTTACCCAATGGACAAGCAACAACATTAACAGTTACTTTAAACAACAATCATTGGACTTTTAATGCTGTAGGCGTTTGGATAGATTGGAACAACAATGGAGATTTTACAGATACAGGTGAAAAAGTATATTCAAGATTTGCTGCTGGTCCGTATTCCGTAAGCATAACACCTCCTAATGGAGCTGTAACCAATAAACAATTACGTATGAGAGTAAGAGCTGGTTATGGAACTGAAACTAAAATTACTCCATGTGGAAATGACACTTACCTTGGAGAGGTGGAAGATTATACTGTAACAGTCCAAGGTTCAACAGACACACAAGCCCCTTCTACCCCTTCTGGTTTAACGGCTTCTAATATTTCACAAACTTCTCTAAATTTAAACTGGAATGCATCTACTGATAATGTAGGAGTAACTAGTTACAGGGTCTTTAGAAATAACTCTGAAATAGGAACCACAAGCTCACCATCATTCAATGTTACTGGGTTAACCGCTAACACCAGTTATAGTTTTGTTGTTAGCGCACTTGATCAAGCAGGAAATCAATCTGCTTTAAGTAATACCATTAATGTTACCACCACTGGAAACACTAATCCTAATGATGGAACTGTAGTATATGTAAATATGAACGATGTAACCGTAAGTTCTTCTTCAACTTGGTCTCCATTCCAACTAGAAACCGGAGATCAAAGATATTTTGGACCGTGGTACTCTGGAGGAGCAATCCGCCTTGTTAATTATGAAAAAAATGTAATATCTGAAGGAAATTCTAACAATGTTTCTTTTATAACAGACGGTATAACCGTAGGGGCATCTAGTAATTTTAGAAGTGAAACAGGCTCTTTTATTATTAGTTCTAGTACATATACTAATTGGCGTGATAAATCTGGTTATATTGGTTTTAGTTTTAAAATTGGAGGTAACACACATTATGGTTGGTTATACGCTACAGTTTCTAACAATGGTAACTCTATTACTTTTAAAGATTATGCTTATAATAGTAAGGCAGGAGAAAGTTTGGTTACCAAAAGACCTTCTTCTACTTCTGCTAAAACACTTAATACAGAGAAAGTTTCTTTAAATACTATTCAACTATTTCCTAATCCTTTTAAAGAAAATATCACAATTGACGTTTCTTCTATAGGTAATACTGAATTCAGTATAAGTGTTTATGATGTTTTAGGTAAAGAATTACTACATAAAAAGTATACAAAAAACCCTAATACAATTCTGATTGGTGAAGAAATAGAAATTTCTGGCAGTTATTTTATAAAGGTTAAGACCACTGAAAAATCTGAAATATTCAATATTATTAAATTAAAATAA
- a CDS encoding DUF6952 family protein, protein MKLPVIKHLTSFIEENDQDYVLETIETLEALTEVPSLKDEELDVIGELISNMYGAIEVSKMVKEGVPKKEALNNFMQRVLGSIDK, encoded by the coding sequence ATGAAATTACCAGTAATAAAGCATTTAACTTCTTTTATAGAAGAAAATGATCAAGACTATGTTTTAGAGACTATTGAAACTTTAGAAGCTTTAACGGAAGTTCCTTCTTTAAAAGATGAAGAACTTGATGTTATAGGAGAGTTAATTTCTAACATGTACGGAGCTATTGAGGTGTCTAAAATGGTAAAAGAAGGAGTTCCTAAAAAAGAAGCGTTAAATAATTTTATGCAACGTGTTTTAGGATCTATCGATAAATAA
- a CDS encoding thioredoxin family protein, with the protein MVQELNQDNLEQIVSDNGTVVVQYSAGWCGNCRIMKPKFKKLATEKEGVAFVIADAEKYPESRKLANVDNLPTFATFVDGKFVNQVQTNKFDVLKELVNEVV; encoded by the coding sequence ATGGTACAAGAATTAAATCAAGACAATTTAGAACAAATTGTTTCAGATAACGGAACTGTAGTGGTTCAATATTCAGCAGGGTGGTGTGGTAATTGTAGGATTATGAAACCAAAATTTAAAAAATTGGCAACTGAAAAAGAAGGAGTAGCGTTTGTAATAGCAGATGCAGAAAAGTATCCTGAAAGTAGAAAGTTAGCTAATGTTGATAATTTGCCAACCTTTGCTACGTTTGTTGATGGAAAATTTGTGAATCAGGTACAGACTAATAAGTTTGATGTATTAAAAGAATTGGTAAACGAAGTAGTATAA
- a CDS encoding peroxiredoxin produces the protein MATLVGKKFPNLNVDAMNEMGDTFKVNVLEEAVNNKKKVVLFWYPKDFTFVCPTELHAFQEALPEFEKRNTIVIGASCDTPEVHFAWLNQSKDNGGIEGITYPLLADSNRNLSSILGILDIANETYDEATGTVQVEGDNVTYRATYIIDEEGTVVHEGVNHMPIGRNVNEYLRLIDAYTHVQEKGEVCPANWEEGKAAMQPNAKATAEYLAASVN, from the coding sequence ATGGCTACATTAGTTGGTAAGAAATTTCCAAATTTAAACGTTGATGCAATGAACGAAATGGGAGATACGTTCAAAGTAAACGTTTTAGAAGAAGCAGTAAATAATAAAAAGAAAGTAGTTTTGTTTTGGTACCCAAAAGATTTTACTTTTGTGTGTCCTACAGAATTACATGCTTTTCAAGAAGCTTTACCAGAGTTTGAAAAAAGAAATACTATTGTAATTGGTGCTTCATGTGATACTCCAGAGGTACACTTTGCTTGGTTAAACCAATCTAAAGATAACGGAGGTATTGAAGGAATTACCTATCCTTTATTAGCAGACAGTAACCGTAACTTATCTTCAATTTTAGGAATTTTAGATATTGCTAATGAAACGTATGATGAGGCAACAGGTACTGTTCAAGTAGAAGGAGATAATGTAACGTATAGAGCTACATATATTATTGATGAAGAAGGTACAGTTGTACATGAAGGTGTTAACCATATGCCTATTGGACGTAACGTAAATGAGTACTTACGTTTAATTGATGCGTATACACATGTTCAAGAAAAAGGAGAAGTTTGTCCTGCAAACTGGGAAGAAGGTAAGGCAGCAATGCAACCAAATGCAAAAGCTACAGCTGAGTACTTAGCAGCTTCTGTAAACTAA
- the katG gene encoding catalase/peroxidase HPI, whose protein sequence is MKDTKQHPTESQGKCPFMHGGNTSSGTTNKHWWPNALNFDILHQHDSKTNPLGEDFDYLEELKKLDVPALKKDLHNLMTDSQDWWPADWGHYGGLMIRMAWHAAGSYRISDGRGGARTGNQRFAPLNSWPDNASLDKARRLLWPIKKKYGNKISWADLIILAGNIAYESMGLKTFGFAFGREDIWHPEKDVYWGAEKEWLAPSDGRYGNLEDVETMENPLAAVQMGLIYVNPEGVNGKPDPLKTAHHIRETFARMAMNDEETVALTAGGHTVGKAHGNGDASILGPDPEAAPIEEQGFGWANNQNTGKGRYTVTSGIEGAWTTEPTKWDNGYFEMLFNHDWALQKSPAGAWQWEPTNIKENDKPADVEDASIRYNPIMTDADMSMKMDPAYKEISLRFKNDFNAFSDAFARAWFKLTHRDMGPKSCYFGPDVPEEDLVWQDPIPEGKKDYDVEAVKEKINNAGLSNSEMVATAWDSARTYRDSDRRGGANGARIRLAPQKDWQGNEPERLSKVLNILEPIANEFNISLADTIVLAGNVGVENAAKAAGFNITVPFSPGRGDATDAATDNDSFAPLEPLADGFRNWLKQDYIVSAEELLLDRAQLLDLTAQEMTVLVGGLRMIDTNYGESRYGVFTDTIGALTNDFFVNLTDMANIWKPISKNLYEVRDRKTDKYKWSATRVDLVFGSNSILRAYAEVYAQDDSKEKFVNDFVKAWTKVMNADRFDLK, encoded by the coding sequence ATGAAAGATACAAAGCAACACCCAACAGAAAGCCAAGGTAAATGCCCGTTTATGCATGGAGGAAACACTTCTTCTGGCACTACTAATAAACATTGGTGGCCTAATGCTTTAAATTTTGATATTTTACACCAACATGATTCTAAAACCAACCCTCTTGGTGAAGACTTTGATTACCTCGAAGAATTAAAAAAGCTAGATGTACCCGCTTTAAAAAAGGATTTACATAATTTAATGACAGATAGCCAAGACTGGTGGCCTGCCGATTGGGGACATTATGGTGGATTAATGATACGTATGGCTTGGCACGCTGCAGGTTCCTATAGAATTTCTGACGGAAGAGGTGGTGCTAGAACAGGAAACCAACGTTTTGCCCCTTTAAATTCTTGGCCAGACAATGCTAGTTTAGATAAAGCCAGACGTTTATTATGGCCCATTAAGAAAAAATATGGAAATAAAATAAGCTGGGCAGACCTTATTATTTTAGCTGGAAATATTGCTTACGAAAGTATGGGACTAAAAACCTTTGGTTTTGCTTTTGGTAGAGAAGATATTTGGCATCCAGAAAAAGATGTGTATTGGGGTGCTGAAAAAGAATGGCTAGCTCCAAGTGATGGACGTTATGGAAATTTGGAAGACGTAGAAACCATGGAAAATCCATTAGCAGCTGTACAAATGGGATTGATATATGTAAACCCTGAAGGTGTTAACGGAAAACCTGACCCACTGAAAACAGCACACCACATTAGAGAAACTTTTGCTCGAATGGCAATGAACGATGAAGAAACTGTTGCGCTTACTGCCGGTGGACATACAGTTGGTAAAGCGCATGGTAATGGAGACGCGAGTATTTTAGGCCCTGATCCTGAAGCCGCACCTATTGAAGAACAAGGTTTTGGTTGGGCCAATAATCAAAACACTGGTAAAGGAAGATATACTGTAACTAGCGGTATTGAAGGTGCATGGACAACAGAACCTACCAAATGGGATAATGGTTATTTTGAAATGCTTTTTAATCATGATTGGGCACTACAAAAAAGCCCTGCTGGTGCTTGGCAATGGGAACCTACCAATATTAAAGAAAATGATAAGCCTGCAGATGTAGAAGATGCTTCAATACGTTATAATCCAATAATGACTGATGCAGATATGTCTATGAAGATGGATCCTGCTTATAAAGAGATTTCATTACGATTTAAAAATGACTTTAATGCTTTTTCAGATGCTTTTGCTAGAGCTTGGTTTAAATTAACCCACAGAGATATGGGACCTAAATCTTGTTACTTTGGACCAGATGTCCCTGAAGAAGATTTAGTATGGCAAGACCCAATACCTGAAGGTAAAAAAGACTATGACGTTGAAGCTGTGAAAGAAAAAATTAACAATGCTGGTTTAAGTAATTCTGAAATGGTTGCTACTGCATGGGATAGCGCGAGAACTTATAGAGATTCTGATAGACGTGGAGGTGCTAATGGTGCAAGAATCCGTTTAGCTCCGCAAAAAGACTGGCAAGGTAATGAACCTGAAAGATTATCTAAAGTTCTTAACATACTAGAGCCAATTGCAAACGAGTTTAACATCAGCTTAGCTGATACTATTGTGTTAGCTGGTAATGTTGGTGTAGAAAATGCTGCAAAAGCTGCTGGATTTAATATTACCGTTCCGTTTAGCCCAGGGCGAGGTGATGCTACAGATGCTGCAACTGACAACGATTCTTTTGCTCCTCTTGAACCACTGGCTGATGGTTTTAGAAACTGGTTAAAACAAGATTATATTGTAAGTGCAGAAGAATTACTTTTAGATCGTGCGCAACTTTTAGATTTAACAGCTCAAGAAATGACGGTACTTGTTGGAGGTTTACGCATGATAGATACTAATTATGGAGAATCAAGATACGGTGTATTTACTGATACTATTGGAGCTTTAACGAATGACTTTTTTGTGAATTTAACAGATATGGCCAACATTTGGAAACCTATTAGTAAAAACCTATATGAAGTACGTGATAGAAAAACAGATAAATACAAATGGTCTGCTACCAGGGTAGATTTAGTATTTGGCTCTAATTCTATTTTGAGAGCTTATGCTGAAGTATATGCCCAAGATGACAGCAAAGAAAAGTTTGTAAACGACTTTGTTAAAGCCTGGACTAAGGTTATGAATGCTGATAGGTTTGATTTGAAATAA